In a single window of the Phycisphaerales bacterium genome:
- a CDS encoding glycoside hydrolase family 65 protein produces MPPTTWELVHHAPADDAAHEATLFTTSNGYLATRGTHPEETAGLPGLTIAGLFTDDAHGFRTLVTAGHWLALDLRAGRRLLSPRGRDVMDYSRTFDLQRGLVRRCLLWTPQPGLVLRVETEHFCSLADRRCAAQQYCVTCLAGTTDLRLRATVASAVLTRGAILVDAMGARRADHGVLLTSRTRTSEYQLALHATLQATGCNLGPPRCEAAQVSWAALARLKPGQSLRIEKLITAATSRDCTAAEVAARTNRRGYTALRRAHVAAWAGLWQDAAIELDGPADDARALHFVTAQLLAHAPRDDDRVSLGAKPLCPEGYRGHVFWDTDLFMTPALLLLRPELGRRLTNYRWETLAGAQANAAAHGYRGAWYPWESADDGREVTPRFWLRADGRRMPITCWKYEIHATCAAAYAVWEDYLATGDMAWLATKGLDVLFETARFWISRSTWVPTHNRFEIHDVCGPDECHERVNNSAYINTLASWTLARALSVLSTLRRDHPREHLDACKRLAVTPKELALMRRVARRMYTPRASRTGWIRQFDGFEELRCVDPQTALERFPRLAQSARVQVVKQADVLMLLYLLRGRYSRRDLLTNWDYYVPRTQHNSSLSAGTHAALAAQLGLPDTALRYFREAARVDLENRRGDSGRGLHGAALGGTLCAVLCGFGGVRLEDGYLVVEPFLPTGWQRLRIPFQYRGRQLLLDLAPTGFTLALRAAGPPLTVASFGKRQRLTARRPVRGRLLAPLSGR; encoded by the coding sequence GTGCCCCCCACTACCTGGGAACTCGTTCACCACGCACCTGCGGACGATGCCGCCCACGAAGCCACCCTGTTTACCACTTCAAATGGCTACCTCGCCACGCGCGGCACGCACCCCGAAGAAACTGCGGGTCTGCCCGGCCTGACTATCGCCGGCCTGTTTACCGACGACGCGCATGGCTTCCGTACGCTTGTGACCGCCGGCCACTGGCTCGCCCTCGACCTGCGGGCCGGCCGGCGACTGCTCTCGCCGCGCGGCCGCGATGTGATGGATTACTCCCGCACCTTCGATCTGCAACGCGGCCTGGTCCGGCGCTGCCTGCTCTGGACACCACAACCGGGGCTCGTGCTCCGCGTGGAAACCGAGCACTTCTGTAGTCTCGCCGACCGCCGTTGCGCAGCCCAACAGTACTGCGTCACCTGCCTGGCCGGCACCACCGACTTGCGGCTCCGCGCGACCGTCGCATCCGCGGTCCTGACACGCGGCGCGATCCTCGTCGATGCGATGGGCGCGCGGCGCGCCGACCACGGCGTCCTGTTGACCTCCCGCACACGTACCAGCGAGTACCAGCTCGCTCTACACGCAACACTGCAGGCCACCGGATGCAACCTGGGGCCGCCACGCTGCGAAGCCGCACAAGTCTCCTGGGCCGCTCTCGCCCGACTCAAGCCGGGCCAGTCCCTGCGCATCGAGAAGCTGATCACCGCCGCGACCTCACGAGACTGCACGGCCGCCGAGGTCGCCGCACGGACCAACCGGCGCGGCTACACGGCACTGCGTCGCGCCCACGTGGCGGCCTGGGCGGGTCTCTGGCAGGATGCGGCCATCGAGCTGGACGGTCCGGCCGACGATGCCCGCGCCCTGCACTTCGTCACCGCGCAGCTCCTCGCCCATGCCCCGCGTGACGACGACCGCGTCTCGCTCGGTGCAAAGCCACTCTGTCCCGAGGGTTATCGCGGCCATGTCTTCTGGGATACGGACCTCTTCATGACGCCGGCCCTGCTCCTGCTGCGCCCCGAGCTGGGTCGTCGGCTCACGAATTACCGCTGGGAGACGCTCGCCGGGGCACAGGCCAACGCCGCCGCGCACGGCTACCGTGGGGCCTGGTATCCGTGGGAGAGCGCCGACGACGGCCGTGAGGTGACCCCCCGGTTCTGGTTGCGCGCCGATGGCCGGCGCATGCCGATTACCTGCTGGAAGTACGAGATTCACGCCACCTGCGCTGCGGCCTACGCCGTCTGGGAGGACTACCTCGCCACGGGTGACATGGCCTGGCTCGCCACCAAGGGACTTGATGTGCTGTTCGAAACGGCACGCTTCTGGATCAGCCGCAGCACCTGGGTCCCCACCCATAACCGTTTTGAGATTCACGACGTCTGTGGCCCCGACGAATGCCACGAGCGCGTGAACAACTCGGCCTACATCAATACGCTGGCGTCCTGGACACTCGCGCGCGCGCTCAGCGTGCTCAGCACGCTGCGGCGCGACCACCCACGGGAGCACCTCGACGCCTGCAAGCGTCTCGCCGTTACACCGAAAGAGCTGGCCCTGATGCGGCGCGTGGCGCGGCGGATGTATACGCCGCGCGCCTCCCGTACCGGCTGGATTCGACAGTTCGACGGCTTCGAGGAGCTGCGCTGTGTTGATCCGCAGACCGCCCTCGAACGTTTCCCGCGCCTCGCTCAGAGCGCCCGGGTGCAGGTGGTCAAACAGGCCGACGTGCTGATGCTGCTGTACCTGCTCCGCGGCCGATACAGCCGCCGGGACCTGTTAACGAACTGGGATTACTACGTCCCGCGCACGCAGCACAACTCGTCGCTTTCCGCCGGCACACACGCCGCCCTTGCCGCACAGCTCGGCTTGCCCGACACGGCACTGCGTTACTTCCGCGAGGCCGCCCGGGTCGATCTGGAGAACCGCCGCGGCGACAGCGGTCGCGGGCTGCACGGCGCCGCACTTGGCGGAACCCTGTGCGCCGTGCTCTGCGGCTTCGGTGGTGTGCGGTTGGAGGACGGTTACCTCGTCGTCGAACCGTTCCTCCCCACCGGCTGGCAGCGTCTGCGCATCCCCTTTCAGTACCGCGGCCGCCAGTTGCTGCTCGACCTTGCACCGACGGGTTTCACGCTGGCCCTGCGCGCCGCTGGTCCCCCGCTGACCGTGGCGTCGTTCGGAAAGCGGCAGCGTCTGACGGCGCGGCGCCCCGTCCGGGGACGGCTGCTTGCGCCGCTCAGTGGGCGCTGA
- a CDS encoding J domain-containing protein: protein MKRPIEDCFRLLGLTPAANPVQVRSAFRGLIHALHPDRSNGAFDRRRFVEVIEAYRTLRTVLALDWGAELRECPRCGRLADLLDGLDGMPGCEECLLGETRRRRLLPLPQCVTVRHAGAIGLYVGSAALAGHFLFTGQLQSAVSSLLLAVGGLGMLAATCVAVRRLH, encoded by the coding sequence TTGAAGCGGCCGATTGAAGACTGTTTCCGTTTACTGGGGCTGACACCGGCAGCGAATCCGGTGCAGGTGCGGTCTGCGTTTCGCGGGCTCATTCACGCACTGCACCCGGATCGCAGCAACGGTGCGTTTGACCGTCGGCGATTCGTGGAGGTGATCGAAGCGTACCGAACGCTGCGGACCGTGCTGGCGCTGGATTGGGGGGCAGAATTGCGTGAGTGTCCCCGCTGCGGCCGTTTGGCCGACCTGCTCGACGGGCTGGATGGAATGCCCGGGTGTGAGGAGTGTCTTTTGGGCGAGACACGCCGGCGTCGACTGCTGCCACTACCGCAGTGCGTAACCGTGCGACACGCTGGAGCAATCGGGCTGTATGTCGGTAGCGCCGCCTTGGCCGGCCACTTTCTCTTTACGGGACAATTGCAGAGTGCGGTCAGCAGTCTGCTGCTGGCGGTGGGTGGGCTGGGCATGCTGGCTGCCACGTGTGTGGCCGTGCGGCGCCTGCACTGA
- a CDS encoding prepilin-type N-terminal cleavage/methylation domain-containing protein codes for MSCSTRHSHRRWGFTLIELLVVVAILALLMSILLPALGRARRVTQAAVCMSNLRSLAAAVQMYSDGHKGYLVSAGLAHGGSVDEQAAWINQLRTEYGNELVARCPSDRSPHWNQPLAGTEQLRRASFGTNYYTVSAIGNRGPYNRLSQFRAPATTILMVELVEEGPYAASDHVHPETWWSNPEVLARQEVFTERHQRRANYSFMDGHVAPHTFAQTYQIDPYGGFPPQFLQNKYDPELAR; via the coding sequence ATGTCGTGTTCGACCAGACATAGTCACCGTCGCTGGGGCTTTACGCTCATCGAGCTTCTGGTCGTGGTGGCGATTCTGGCCTTGTTGATGTCGATCCTGTTGCCCGCGCTCGGCCGCGCCCGGCGAGTCACCCAGGCAGCCGTGTGCATGAGCAACCTGCGAAGCTTGGCGGCCGCAGTGCAGATGTATTCTGACGGCCACAAGGGCTACCTGGTCTCGGCCGGGCTCGCCCACGGCGGTTCCGTAGACGAGCAAGCCGCGTGGATCAACCAGTTGCGAACCGAGTACGGCAATGAGCTTGTAGCGCGTTGCCCAAGTGATCGCAGCCCCCATTGGAATCAGCCGCTGGCCGGCACGGAGCAGTTGCGCCGGGCAAGCTTCGGTACGAACTACTACACGGTTTCCGCAATCGGCAATCGCGGCCCCTACAACCGCTTGTCGCAGTTTCGCGCACCGGCGACGACGATTCTGATGGTGGAACTGGTGGAGGAAGGCCCGTACGCCGCCTCGGATCACGTTCATCCTGAGACCTGGTGGTCGAACCCCGAGGTGCTCGCACGGCAGGAGGTGTTCACGGAGCGGCACCAGCGGCGCGCCAACTACAGCTTCATGGATGGACACGTCGCGCCGCATACGTTCGCGCAGACGTACCAGATTGATCCGTACGGTGGCTTTCCGCCGCAGTTCCTGCAGAACAAGTACGACCCGGAGCTCGCGCGGTAG
- a CDS encoding PEP-CTERM sorting domain-containing protein (PEP-CTERM proteins occur, often in large numbers, in the proteomes of bacteria that also encode an exosortase, a predicted intramembrane cysteine proteinase. The presence of a PEP-CTERM domain at a protein's C-terminus predicts cleavage within the sorting domain, followed by covalent anchoring to some some component of the (usually Gram-negative) cell surface. Many PEP-CTERM proteins exhibit an unusual sequence composition that includes large numbers of potential glycosylation sites. Expression of one such protein has been shown restore the ability of a bacterium to form floc, a type of biofilm.) has protein sequence MTLGKYALIMSTAAMLALAVPSFADPHEGDVFIGWTDFGIAGGPRHLAVEYDDFGTNMPLPAINGLLQGWAGDEPGFESLDADEPDEDFYTLPDGALIAIEILSVDTGFKIWKPGLAGLLLAGDTFTLGGNNLHAHLDWHIDSSVPGVNPELNAYGFSFRLLDLGTTGLLASPEYALAFVPEPTSLLLLALAAGLIRRR, from the coding sequence ATGACCCTTGGTAAGTACGCGCTCATCATGAGCACCGCAGCGATGCTTGCACTCGCCGTTCCGTCCTTCGCTGACCCACACGAGGGCGACGTCTTCATCGGCTGGACGGACTTCGGCATCGCCGGTGGCCCACGCCATCTCGCGGTCGAGTACGACGACTTCGGTACCAACATGCCGCTCCCGGCGATCAATGGCTTGCTCCAGGGCTGGGCAGGCGACGAGCCGGGCTTTGAGTCGCTCGACGCCGACGAACCGGACGAGGACTTCTACACCCTCCCGGATGGTGCGCTTATCGCGATCGAGATCCTCTCGGTCGACACCGGCTTCAAGATCTGGAAACCGGGACTGGCCGGTCTGCTTCTCGCCGGTGACACCTTCACACTCGGTGGCAACAACCTGCACGCGCACCTCGACTGGCATATCGACAGCTCAGTGCCCGGTGTGAATCCGGAGCTGAATGCCTACGGTTTTTCGTTCCGGCTGCTGGACCTTGGCACGACGGGACTGCTCGCATCACCCGAGTATGCCCTGGCCTTCGTTCCTGAGCCCACTTCACTGTTGTTGCTGGCCCTGGCCGCCGGGTTGATTCGCCGTCGCTAG
- a CDS encoding chemotaxis protein CheW: MNSSIDHALNELGVALTTPLDRNDLGRLARMHTLGQTILETLREEAPDARPPSVTGLTEQLVNLLERIILDEAADPALGLMVVPEVCAALTRLFANDPVDCGALHVRITAAIGDGTPALDLPVPTADLAEPPVPPLPTDVVVHSPPPATLAEAQTPVAEVPAPTNQQDPEPYVAEPLLIDLQEREHVDGFLEESVEHMEAIEAGLLDLESDPGNTTRINELFRPFHTIKGIAGFLNLRDINRLTHELETLLDLGRRSELQITQPIVDLIFAGVDALKVQLREIRAYMAAPTGTTCPQPEIAALIQRLRLATRPGGPPTATVSTSAPPQTAPITPVVSTPSERSAGSTDTAQQTAAKQGADQALIDNSIRVDTRKLDLLVDAVGELVIAQSMVGLVEAQLGSERLHRNVAQVTKIVRDVQETAMAMRMVPIGHTFQKMRRLVRDVARKAGKSVELIINGEETELDKTVIQQISDPLVHMVRNAVDHGLENTEGRVAAGKSTTGQVTLNAYHQGDSIVIEVRDDGRGLDPQKLIAKGIERGLVSSDDQLSDQQAFALILQPGFSTAEKVTDISGRGVGMDVVKRNIDKLRGKIEIHSQLGTGSTFRIRLPLTLAIIDGMLVRVGSERMIIPTILIEQSLKPAPQQVSTVQRRGALLQVRGELIPIVQLGALFHQTPPIDPSEHLAVIVWCEGYKVALVVDELIGQQQVVIKTLGERFKRVRGVSGAAILGDGRVGIILEPTGILALHNEGARSGLWAPAEPPAAAPFSSHDTNSGDAAGTPSPNSRAERPAELVPA; encoded by the coding sequence ATGAACAGCTCGATCGATCACGCATTGAACGAACTGGGAGTGGCTCTCACCACGCCGCTCGATCGCAATGACCTGGGTCGTCTCGCCCGGATGCACACCCTCGGCCAGACGATTCTCGAGACGCTCCGTGAAGAGGCGCCCGACGCGCGTCCGCCTTCCGTTACCGGACTCACCGAGCAACTCGTCAACCTGCTCGAGCGCATCATCCTCGATGAGGCCGCGGATCCGGCTCTTGGTCTCATGGTTGTCCCGGAGGTCTGCGCCGCGTTGACGCGCCTGTTCGCGAACGATCCCGTGGACTGCGGCGCCCTGCACGTACGCATCACAGCCGCGATCGGAGACGGAACACCGGCTCTCGACTTGCCCGTGCCGACTGCAGACCTTGCAGAACCTCCCGTACCTCCGTTACCCACCGATGTGGTAGTACACAGCCCTCCCCCAGCCACTTTAGCCGAGGCACAGACCCCGGTCGCCGAAGTGCCCGCGCCAACGAACCAACAGGACCCCGAACCCTACGTCGCCGAGCCACTCCTGATCGACTTGCAGGAACGCGAGCACGTGGACGGCTTCCTCGAAGAGTCCGTGGAGCACATGGAAGCAATCGAGGCGGGGCTGCTCGATCTTGAAAGCGACCCCGGCAATACGACACGCATCAACGAACTCTTTCGCCCGTTTCACACGATCAAGGGCATTGCCGGCTTCCTGAACCTGCGTGATATCAACCGACTCACTCACGAGCTCGAGACCCTGCTCGATTTGGGTCGCCGCAGCGAGCTGCAGATCACACAGCCCATTGTGGACTTGATATTCGCCGGCGTGGATGCCCTCAAGGTGCAACTCCGCGAGATTCGCGCCTACATGGCGGCCCCCACCGGTACCACGTGCCCACAACCGGAGATCGCCGCGCTGATCCAGCGGCTGCGGCTCGCCACGCGTCCGGGCGGCCCACCCACGGCCACCGTATCCACGAGTGCACCTCCACAGACCGCCCCGATCACTCCCGTGGTGTCCACCCCGTCCGAACGCTCAGCGGGCAGCACCGATACCGCCCAACAGACCGCTGCGAAGCAAGGCGCCGATCAGGCCCTGATCGACAACTCCATCCGCGTTGACACCCGCAAGCTCGACCTGCTCGTGGATGCCGTCGGCGAGCTGGTCATTGCACAGTCGATGGTCGGCCTGGTCGAGGCCCAACTCGGCAGCGAACGCCTGCACCGAAATGTCGCCCAGGTCACGAAGATCGTGCGCGACGTGCAGGAAACCGCCATGGCCATGCGCATGGTGCCCATCGGTCACACTTTCCAGAAAATGCGGCGGCTGGTGCGCGATGTGGCCCGCAAGGCCGGCAAGTCCGTCGAACTCATCATCAACGGCGAAGAAACCGAGCTCGACAAGACCGTCATCCAGCAGATCTCCGACCCGCTCGTCCACATGGTGCGCAACGCGGTCGACCACGGCCTCGAAAACACCGAAGGTCGTGTCGCGGCCGGAAAATCCACCACCGGCCAGGTCACCCTGAACGCATACCACCAGGGTGATAGCATCGTGATCGAGGTGCGTGACGACGGACGTGGCCTCGATCCACAGAAGCTCATCGCCAAGGGTATCGAGCGCGGTCTCGTTTCCTCCGACGACCAGCTCTCCGACCAGCAGGCCTTCGCCCTGATCCTGCAGCCCGGCTTCTCCACCGCGGAGAAAGTGACCGACATCTCCGGCCGCGGCGTCGGCATGGACGTCGTGAAGCGCAACATTGACAAGCTGCGCGGCAAGATCGAAATCCATTCGCAACTCGGCACCGGTAGCACATTCCGCATCCGGTTGCCGCTGACCCTCGCCATCATCGACGGCATGCTTGTACGTGTGGGTTCGGAACGGATGATCATACCAACCATCCTGATTGAGCAGTCGCTCAAACCCGCGCCACAGCAAGTCTCGACCGTGCAACGGCGCGGCGCCCTCCTGCAAGTGCGCGGTGAACTGATCCCGATTGTGCAGCTCGGCGCGCTGTTCCACCAGACCCCTCCCATCGACCCGTCCGAGCACCTCGCCGTGATCGTGTGGTGCGAGGGATACAAGGTCGCTCTCGTGGTCGATGAGCTGATCGGCCAGCAGCAGGTTGTGATCAAGACTCTGGGTGAGCGCTTCAAGCGCGTGCGCGGCGTCTCCGGCGCAGCCATTCTGGGGGACGGTCGCGTGGGCATCATCCTCGAGCCCACCGGCATCCTGGCGCTGCACAACGAGGGAGCCCGTTCGGGCCTGTGGGCGCCAGCGGAACCGCCGGCCGCCGCACCATTCTCATCGCATGATACGAACTCGGGCGACGCCGCCGGGACGCCGTCGCCGAACAGTCGGGCAGAACGCCCGGCCGAGCTGGTTCCCGCGTAA
- a CDS encoding purine-binding chemotaxis protein CheW — MTAIQTAPVAGTRTTARGGKYLTFCLASEEYGLEILKVREIIGIMDITSMPQMPCFVKGVINLRGKVIPVIDLRLKFGLEPAEYTEQTCIVVVDCGTLVGVIVDTVQEVLDIQSSQIDPPPPLGATVDTTFILGMGKVKDDVKILLDIDRVLGSDDLTAALEQIDSAEEVTL, encoded by the coding sequence ATGACCGCGATTCAGACCGCACCCGTAGCGGGCACGCGCACTACAGCACGCGGCGGAAAATACCTGACTTTCTGCCTGGCTTCGGAAGAGTATGGCCTTGAGATTCTCAAGGTACGCGAGATCATTGGCATCATGGACATCACGTCCATGCCGCAGATGCCCTGCTTCGTGAAGGGTGTCATCAATCTGCGCGGCAAGGTGATTCCGGTCATCGACCTGCGGCTGAAGTTCGGGCTTGAGCCGGCCGAGTACACCGAGCAGACCTGCATCGTGGTGGTCGACTGTGGCACCCTCGTGGGCGTGATCGTCGATACCGTGCAGGAAGTGCTCGACATCCAGTCCAGCCAGATCGATCCGCCGCCCCCGCTCGGCGCGACCGTCGACACCACCTTCATCCTCGGTATGGGCAAGGTGAAGGACGATGTGAAGATCCTGCTGGACATCGACCGCGTGCTGGGTTCCGACGACCTGACCGCGGCGCTCGAACAGATCGACAGCGCAGAAGAGGTCACGTTGTAG
- a CDS encoding chemotaxis protein CheD, whose product MSNIVVDIADYAVSADPNATIITYSLGSCIGLAIWDPVAHVGGMLHYMLPDSQLSPEKARSSPAMFCDTGVPRLFRAAYELGAVKSRLVVKVAGGSQLLDDNGTFNIGKRNYLALRKIFWKNGVMINAEDVGGNLSRTLKLQLATGVLTLKSRNQEVPL is encoded by the coding sequence ATGAGCAACATCGTCGTCGACATCGCGGACTACGCCGTCTCGGCCGATCCGAACGCGACGATCATCACCTACTCGCTGGGCAGTTGTATCGGGCTCGCGATCTGGGATCCGGTCGCACACGTCGGCGGCATGCTCCATTACATGCTGCCGGATTCGCAGCTCTCACCCGAAAAAGCCCGCAGCAGCCCGGCCATGTTCTGCGATACCGGCGTGCCGCGACTGTTCCGCGCCGCCTACGAGCTGGGTGCCGTCAAGAGCCGGCTGGTAGTCAAAGTCGCCGGCGGCTCGCAGCTTCTGGACGACAACGGCACCTTCAATATCGGGAAACGTAACTATCTTGCCCTCCGCAAGATCTTCTGGAAGAACGGGGTCATGATCAACGCGGAAGACGTCGGCGGCAATCTGAGCCGCACGCTTAAACTTCAGCTGGCCACGGGCGTCCTCACGCTCAAGTCACGCAACCAGGAGGTGCCCCTGTGA
- a CDS encoding HDOD domain-containing protein, with the protein MNVALLDQVVARVDALPRLPDTVQRLIAVVSDPDSSLREIVDAIRYDQSLTTEVLRLCNSAYYGLARSVESLDDAVCLLGTVRVFQLVMAAHARTLLQQPQSGYGLPAGALWDHSVAVAVAAQLLARRCTVPQAGLLFTAGLLHDIGKVILNEFVSVEYARIAERVAAYEASFSEAEQQVLGFTHAEVGARLAERWCLPAALQHCIRYHHEPAGAPAARELVDMIHLADTVCLLLGVGTGDDGLAYRTDPQVLARCALTQADLESVGAEAIAELRSVQALFGRKQG; encoded by the coding sequence GTGAACGTGGCTCTGCTGGATCAGGTCGTCGCGCGCGTGGACGCACTGCCACGCCTGCCGGATACGGTGCAGCGGCTGATCGCCGTCGTCAGTGATCCGGACAGCTCCCTCCGGGAGATCGTCGACGCGATCCGTTACGACCAGTCCCTCACTACGGAAGTGCTGCGCCTGTGCAATTCGGCCTACTATGGGTTGGCGCGAAGCGTTGAGTCCCTCGACGATGCCGTCTGCCTGCTCGGCACCGTGCGGGTGTTCCAGCTTGTCATGGCGGCACACGCCCGCACCCTCTTGCAACAACCGCAAAGCGGCTATGGACTGCCCGCGGGCGCCCTGTGGGACCACTCGGTCGCCGTCGCGGTGGCCGCCCAGCTCCTGGCGCGGCGCTGCACCGTCCCGCAGGCCGGGCTGCTCTTCACGGCTGGACTGCTGCACGACATCGGCAAGGTCATCCTCAACGAGTTCGTCAGCGTCGAGTACGCCCGCATCGCCGAGCGAGTCGCGGCCTACGAGGCCTCCTTCTCGGAAGCCGAGCAGCAGGTGCTGGGCTTCACGCATGCCGAGGTTGGCGCGCGCCTGGCCGAACGCTGGTGCCTGCCCGCAGCCCTGCAACACTGCATTCGCTACCACCACGAACCGGCGGGGGCCCCCGCGGCCCGGGAGCTGGTCGACATGATTCACCTGGCCGACACGGTTTGCCTGTTGCTGGGCGTGGGCACCGGGGACGATGGTCTGGCGTACCGAACTGATCCGCAGGTCCTGGCACGCTGCGCGCTGACCCAGGCGGACCTCGAATCCGTAGGCGCCGAAGCCATTGCCGAGCTTCGTTCGGTGCAGGCGCTCTTTGGCAGAAAGCAGGGCTGA
- a CDS encoding response regulator, producing MAANVLIVDDSGTMRGMIKRTLGMCGLDIGAVYEAGNGIEALARMHEHTIDVLLLDINMPVMNGIRLLQRIHDDPRLCSIPVIIASTEGSSARIADLLAAGARGFVRKPFKPEQLRDVLAPLLPAAQTTPATTPEQSDDAF from the coding sequence ATGGCAGCCAACGTTTTAATCGTAGATGACTCCGGAACGATGCGCGGGATGATCAAGCGCACGTTGGGCATGTGTGGTCTGGACATCGGTGCCGTCTACGAAGCCGGCAACGGCATCGAGGCGCTCGCCCGCATGCACGAGCACACCATCGACGTGCTCCTGCTCGATATCAACATGCCCGTGATGAACGGCATCCGCCTCCTGCAGCGCATCCATGACGATCCGCGCCTCTGTTCGATCCCCGTGATTATCGCTTCCACCGAAGGCAGCAGCGCCCGCATTGCGGACCTGCTGGCTGCCGGTGCCCGCGGATTTGTGCGCAAGCCCTTCAAGCCGGAACAACTGCGCGACGTTCTCGCGCCACTGCTGCCGGCCGCACAAACCACCCCCGCCACCACCCCGGAGCAGAGTGACGACGCCTTCTGA